TCTCTGCAAAGATATACAGCAGCTCGCATTACTGCAGCTTCCTGACATTTTTCTGGCTTGGTATCTGTTGTTTGTATTGCTCactttaatatattttattattattttaaacttGCTTCAGCCAGGGTTAATCATTTataattttctgtttttttttatttgtaataAAGATATGTATTTTACAATTATTATTCCTACCATTTGCCTTCCATGACAAGCATAGCTTACATGTAACCCCCTCAGGATACGATAATTCCCTACTGGCGACTTTCGCGAGCTGCTTGATAACCTACTGATCGATATTCAGtgctgagttttttttttcttttattgatcCGCGTGTTCTAGATTGTATTGATGTTACCAGTAAGATAAACTGCTACAACTATAATATCGTAGCAGGCATTCAACCATTTACCGAAATTGTCTCACAATGTGCGAGTTGCTACTCTGATCTTTGACTCGCCGAAATTTTATGCCGGGAGTTAAAGATCACTACATAAACACGTTATGTCTATCTAGTTATTAATTCATTCAGATTCCAAATTACACATTGTTCAACTAACATTGTGTGTGGGTGCAGAGTCAACGGGTGTGAGGATCATCATATCCATGTTTTTTACGATTTCTTTACCAGCGAATGTTTGATGTGGGGCCGTCTCATGGAACGCATCCATCTTGGATCATGAGTTATAGTACAATAATCTCTGCCATAAAAAAATCAcattaaaaataatatttgaGACTGGTAAATTTAAGAATCACCGGAAAGGTATATTTTTATGAAAATCTGCTACCGAGGAACTTTTACCAAGCATATTTCGTGTTTGCCTGCGCTACTTGAGAAACTTTTTAGCAAACCTATATGCCAACAAGAAATAAGTATTGCTTCTATAAtaacatatgaaagaaggaatactgcagcaggcctactggccatgcTAGGAGGGTCAAACTCACACTCACTTACACCCACTCATATACTTCACTAACTTAATTTTAAACCTATCCATACATTTATACAAAAAGTTAATGACAAAATAACattcataaaaaataaaatacagttTCTTGCTTCTTCAGTTCCTTACCTCTCCTTTCCGGTCttccgagagaaaataatttgcGACGTGATCTGGCAGAATGTTCTTAAGTAGCTGAGTGTTGTACAGGCGACACTCACTCATGTCTGTCAGCTCCCTCAAAGCCTGTTGCTTCCACACGAAATCAAGTCGAGAGGTAATTTCTACCAGACGACCATGATAAGACACCATGAAGAAAAAGAGCACAAGCAGGACTGCCATTCTAAAAGGTAAGGAAATcccactgaaaaaaaaatatatatatataaaatatgttatTCCTCGGTCACAAAGTACATTAAATAATTTTATCTCATTTGTTTTGAGAGATGTCCCACTGTAGAATCTACATAAGCCTCTTAAACTGCATAATAAACTTTTGTGGAGAGTAAACTGAGTTTGTTACACATGCCGGCATATCTGTCATACGTCAAGTGGATGCCAGTTAATTAAACTTAAAACGTGTGCAGAGGGTTCAAAAATGAGTCTGGGTATGAGCATACAAGAGGCCCATCTTAATTAATCTTCTCTAATAAAATACCGTATTCATTTAAAAAAGAACCACCGAAAAGAAACAATGCCGGTACTTTGTTGGCGGTTATTTACATAAAAACAAATCAGGCATTAAAATATCAACAACATTACCAAACTCCCATACATTTGTAAAGCATAAAAAAGCTTATTCAAACTGCCATAAGGCTACAGAATCTTACATCAATGCAGTTCAATATGTTTTAGGACCTGCCATATAAATACACATGTCTCGAAGTCCTATCATTCAATAATGGTTGAGACACTCATAGTATTAATCCAGGATAGGGAAGGGTAGTTCCAAGTACCTAGATAATGACCTGTACATTccattaatggtatacaacaaGTTCATgaataggacacatgtgcaacacctgggtatctttattgtacagAAATTTCGCCAGCCAGGATCTCTGCAGCATAGGCCTACCAGTATCAGTTACATACTGGCACATCACTAGTTCTCCAACCCTTTAAACAAACTGTAAACTAAATAGACTAAAGAAATATAGGTAGTTAAGTGTAAGATGTCCTCGTAcagcaagtgtaagacgtcctcacaGAGCAGGTGTCAGACGTCCTCACACTACAAGTGTAAGAAGTCCTCACAGAGCAGGTGTCAGACGTCCTCACGTTgcaagtgtaagacgtcctcgcacagcaagtgtaagacgtcctcaAACTGCAAATGTAAGACGTCCACATACTGCAAGTGTAAGAAGCCCTCACACAGCAAGGGTAAGACGTCCCCACACAACAAGTCTAAGACGTCCTCACACTAGAAGTGTAAGACGTCTTCACACAGAaagtgtaagacgtcctcacacagcaagtgtaagacgtccGCACATAGCAAGTGTAAAACGTCCAGTCACTACAAGTGTAAGGCGTCCTCGCAcagcaagtgtaagacgtccAGACACTACAAGTGAAAGGCGTCCTAACACAGAaagtgtaagacgtcctcacgcagcaagtgtaagacgtcctcacaTAGCAAGTGTAAGATGTCCAGATACTACAAGTGTAAGGCGTCCTCGCAcagcaagtgtaagacgtccacacactacaagtgtcagaCGTCCTCAAACTACAAATGTAAGACGTCCACATACTgcaagtgtaagacgtcctcacacagcaagtGCAAGACGTCCTCACACAGTAAGTGTAAGACGTCTACACACTGTAAGTGAAAGGCGTCCTAACAcagcaagtgtaagacgtccACACACTgcaagtgtaagacgtcctcacacagcaagtgtaagacgtcctcacacagcaagtgtaagacgtcctcacacagcagGTGTCAGACGTCCTCACGCTgcaagtgtaagacgtcctcacacagcaagtgtaagacgtcctcacacagcagGTGTCAGACGTCCTCACGcagcaagtgtaagacgtcctcacacagcaagtgtaagacgtcctcacacagcaagtgtaagacgtcctcacacagagtgagtgtaagacgtcctcacacagcaagtgtaagacgtcctcacgcagcaagtgtaagacgtcctcacacagcaagtgtaagacgtcctcacacagcaagtgtaagacgtcctcacacagcaagtgtaAGACGTTCTCACACAGCAAGTTTAAGACGTCCTCACTcagcaagtgtaagacgtcctcacacagcaagtgtaagacgtcctcacacagcaagtgtaagacgtcctcacacagcaagtgtaagacgtcctcacacacagtgagtgtaagacgtcctcacacagcaagtgtaagacgtcctcacacacagtgagtgtaagacgtcctcacacagcaagtgtaagacgtcctcaAACAGCAATTGcaagacgtcctcacacagcaagtgtaagacgtcctcacacagcaagtgtaagacgtcctcacacagcaagtgtaAGACGTTCTCACACAGCAAGTTTAAGACGTCCTCACTcagcaagtgtaagacgtcctcacacagcaagtgtaagacgtcctcacacagtGAGTGTAAGACATCCTCACACAGCAAGTGCAAGACGTCCTCACACTGTAAGTGTAGTGTAAGACGCCCTCACACATCAATTGTAAGTCGTCCTCACACAACAAGTGTATGACGTCCTCACACAACAAGTGTATgacgtcctcacacagcaagtgtaagacgtcctcacacagcaagtgtaagacgtcctcacacagcaagtgtaagacgtcctcacacagcaagtgtaagacgtcctcacacagcaagtgtaagacgtcctcacacagcaagtgtaAGACGTTCTCACACAGCAAGTTTAAGACGTCCTCACTcagcaagtgtaagacgtcctcacacagcaagtgtaagacgtcctcacacagtgagtgtaagacgtcctcacacagcaagtGCAAGACGTCCTCACGCTGTAAGTGTAGTGTAAGACGTCGTCACACATCAATTGTAAGTCGTCCTCACACAATaagtgtaagacgtcctcacacaacaagtgtaagacgtcctcacacagcaagtgtaagacgtcctcacacaacaagtgtaagacgtcctcacacaacaagtgtaagacgtcctcacacaacaagtgtaagacgtcctcacacagcaagtgtaagacgtcctcacacagcaagtgtaagacgtcctcacacagcaagtgtaagacgtcctcacacagcaagtgtaagacgtcctcacacagtgagtgtaagacgtcctcacacagcaagtGCAAGGCGTCCTCACACTGTAAGTGTAGTGTAAGACGTCCTCACGcagcaagtgtaagacgtcctcacacagcaagtgtaagacgtcctcacacagcaagtGCAAAATGTCCTCACACAGCAGGTGTCAGACGTCCTCACGcagcaagtgtaagacgtcctcacagcaagtgtaagacgctgcaagtgtaagacgtcctcacacagcaagtgtaaggcGTCCTCACACAacaagtgtaagacgtcctcacacagcaagtgtaagacgtcctcacacaacaagtgtaagacgtcctcacacagcaagtgtaagacgtcctcacacagcaagtgtaagacgtcctcacacaacaagtgtaagacgtcctcacacagcaagtgtaagacgtcctcacacaacaagtgtaagacgtcctcacacaacaagtgtaagacgtcctcacacaacaagtgtaagacgtcctcacacagcaagtgtaagacgtcctcacacagcaagtgtaagacgtcctcacacaacaagtgtaagacgtcctcacacagcaagtgtaagacgtcctcacacagcaagtgtaagacgtcctcacacagcaagtgtaagacgtcctcacacagcaagtgtaagacgtcctcacacagcaagtgtaagacgtcctcacacaacaagtgtaagacgtcctcacacagcaagtgtaagacgtcctcacacaacaagtgtaagacgtcctcacacaacaagtgtaagacgtcctcacacaacaagtgtaagacgtcctcacacagcaagtgtaagacgtcctcacacagcaagtgtaagacgtcctcacacaacaagtgtaagacgtcctcacacagcaagtgtaagacgtcctcacacagcaagtgtaagacgtcctcacacagcaagtgtaagacgtcctcacacagcaagtgtaagacgtcctcacacaacaagtgtaagacgtcctcacacagcaagtgtaagacgtcctcacacagcaagtgtaagacgtcctcacacagcaagtgtaagacgtcctcacacagcaagtgtaagacgtcctcacacaacaagtgtaagacgtcctcacacagcaagtgtaagacgtcctcacacaacaagtgtaagacgtcctcacacaacaagtgtaagacgtcctcacacaacaagtgtaagacgtcctcacacagcaagtgtaagacgtcctcacacagcaagtgtaagacgtcctcacacaacaagtgtaagacgtcctcacacagcaagtgtaagacgtcctcacacagcaagtgtaagacgtcctcacacagcaagtgtaagacgtcctcacacagcaagtgtaagacgtcctcacacaacaagtgtaagacgtcctcacacaacaagtgtaagacgtcctcacacaacaagtgtaagacgtcctcacacaacaagtgtaagacgtcctcacacaacaagtgtaagacgtcctcacacaacaagtgtaagacgtcctcacacaacaagtgtaagacgtcctcacacaacaagtgtaagacgtcctcacacaacaagtgtaagacgtcctcacacagcaagtgtaAGACATCCTCACACATAACTTTTACTTAAATattaaatgcaaaaaaaaaaaattgaaagttaAATGTTAATTAGCATAAATATACATTGTCATCTTCATAAATTATTCTTTCCCAAAGAATTTGACATTCTATTGGGCTttaaaaattttatttaaaaaacatgtTTTAATATCTAATTTTGTGTAGACTTAATGGAAGAATGAATGACTAGAATGTTTAACAGGGAAAGaaatgaaggtggtgatcacATACTCTGTAAATATGATAGCAGaaaatttgtggcatttatagcCATTGAAGAGGTTTGTGAAATAGGGAAATGGCATGACTTTTATGGAATTACAAAATGAATTTTGTAGAAGagagttaagggaaattggcctatcgacaatggaggacagaatggttaggggagatatgataacgacatataaagtactgagaggaattgacaaggtggtcagagacaggatgctctagagatgggacagaagtaattgaaagttgaagactcagatgagtcagagggatgttagaaagtatttcttcagtcatagagttgtcaggaagtggaatagtgtgtaaagtgacgcagtggaggcaggaaccatacatagttttaagacgaggtttgattaaGCATATGGAGCAGGgaggagaagacctagtagcgatcagtgaagaggcggagcgaggacgtatgaatcgacccctgcaaccacaattaggtgaatacaaataggtgagtatacacacactgtgaatcgacccctgaaaccacaaacaggtgagcacaTTCACACAAAATAGACTAAGTCTATTGACAAGtgacacataataactaacaactGCAACGGTGACAAACTGATGCCTATTATGTCAATTAAAGAACATTGACAACATAAAGATAAAATAATGTTATTATGACATCAATAAAGAAACAGTCAAGAGTATTGTAACTAATAAATACAGTAAAGGAATGGGTAATATGATAGGAAATACTACATCCAAATGGGATCCTGTAAGTACATGAGCAATATGTGAATGGAATTTTGTATCACGTGAAAATGAGGAAATAATAGTTTCTCAATAAAATAATCATAGGATTACCTGTGCACAGGATCGAAGATTGAGCTAAATTTAATGATGAGGAGCCCATAACAGGTTATCATGAACACCAAAACAATTGTCTTGACGAGATAGTTTAACTTGAGGAAAGATGCAAGTGCAACCATGCATAAGACCCAGGTGTACACGAAGTATtgtggatacacacacacatgtagttcTTCCTCAACGGCTGGAGTATATACCACAGTTTTATTTTCTACATTCAGATGCTCATAAGCAATATTGGCCAAGTTGTTTGGAATTCCGTCGTGTGCTCTATAAACCTTTGTTTTATTCATGTGAATATCGGAATTTGCTGTACCCGGTACATTATTACTGTCTATTTTAACTTCAATTAACTGTTGTTCACTGTGACGACGCACTCTAGTTCTCAATTCACTTACGTAATTATCCCACATTTGGTTCTTGACTTGCACGGGCAACGTTCTGTCTTTGTGCATGTCCCTCATTAGGTTATTATATTTCATGGCACTGATAGAGTATTGGCTTCTGTTGAAGAACATAATTAGTGAGTCTAAGCTAGAAAATGTTGTTGATATATTATTAAATGAAAAACTCTCGGTAGACCTCTTAACAAGGCTAATATTGTCGAGGGGTGATGCTTCAGTAGTTTCTGAATGCTTTTGTTTATTGCTTACTTTGTCTAATATATGGCTTTTTTTCTCACCATCTAAATAATCCATATTTTCTGAATTAATATTAGAGGTTCTTAAAATGGGAATAAATTGGTCATAAGTTGTACGGTAATAATTTCTAGATTTTCTTATACTGCTGCCCTGGGAAGCAAAAAGTTTTGCCTCTGTTAAAAAAGATAAAGGAATGCTGGAGAATCTATTGTCTTCTCCTAGAAGTGGTCTGCTATCACTCACTGACTGTAGTGGTCCACCATGACCTTGGTCTTGCATCAGTGAAACACTGGACGATCCATAATTTGTAGCGACACCCCGAGATATCTGGGATATATTTGAAGTCTCGAGGCACTCTGACCTAACAAGGATCTGAAAGAAAGAGTGACTATTAGGAACTTTTCTTGCCTTAAACAGTTAGTATTAAGAATAGTCTAGCACAAGTGCTTCATGCTGtctgataaaaaaaaagtgttatttaaaaaaatatgatgtTTTATTAATCACGTGCAAATAATATATTGAGAATTTTTGCAGACAGTTTTACTCTTCGTGAAGTTATGCTAAATCCGTAGGAGTCATATAGCATCTGGTGAATGTGAGGTAatcgggtttgatccaaggaaagagagggtagctctaattccaGGAACTAAGAACCCATCAATGGAATCAATTCACCTACACTTGAAGGGTAAATTCCTCATTATAAGTCTTAGTGACGTATTTAAGAAATACTGCGGTATGTATTCTGAAAACTTCATAACCTTATATTAAATCTGAGTTAGTAAGAGAACATTTGTACATAGAACACAGCCTATCTTACACTTATTATGAAGAACAACATAATCCCTTTAATATCCAGAAGTGAGTCTTCACTGTAAAATTTAAGAAGTCGAAGACTGTATGTTCAATGGAAGTAAATATTAAAGTAGAAAAAGAAGAGTATTATAAGATGTACACAGAGTATTGTATATGGGAGGAAGGACGATTTCTGTAATGACGGCGTTTTAAAATCTTTGTATGCTCCTGTGACAAGTTCTTCTTTCGAAACCCGGTCTAAGGCCAAACTTCATTAATGTCTGCCTGGTAAACCAGGCTGATCCTACTAGTGACCCAAGAAAATACTTAGCCATCACACCCCGGCTGATCTGGTGATTACTACAAGAATTGGTCTAGATTCCGTCTTAAAGCATAAATTTCTTTTGCGACAATTTATCTTATATCTTTTAGTACAAAAATGAAGAGTGGTGGACTACGGTTGTTGACAAAGAATTCACTAATTGTTTCTTTCTTACTCTTACATTTCACTTAATTTATTCTACCTTATCTTAATATCACACTCAAGAAACACCTATACTGTGTGAAAACTGGGGTCCTAATTCCTTCGTATTTTTCACGCATGTTTTATCATTTTAGCGAATACATTCCCATTGAGTAACGATGTTTTATTGATCCTGTTCAGGTTTTAAAACgacctctgtatattttctagtattAGTATTGAAAAAAAGTAAATTGACTGAAGCAGCGCTGATAACATGAATTGTAGCTGCGATGATTTGTAAACAAAAGAGTAACAAGCAGAGAACTTTGAGAAGGCCAAGAATAATGCtattgataaattaggcacatgtacaacacttgggtatccttaatgaggaaacgtttcgccacacagtggcttcatcagtccatactaaggagattggtgaagaacaggaggagtttgaggtgtaatcagtccttcaatttgtcggttctctgaaccattcatctacattcctgtcagacacagcaacatcttgggatcttcatacagggaattcttcacttgcctaactttAGGCATAACCTAtttccacatttggatttgtcaaatgtgataccacctacgactactgcacctcacctgcctagagtatataaaccacttctttgcacatatgttgcattcttttcaagattgatggactgattatatcgactcgaggctgagagacagattacctcacactcctcctgttcttcaccattctcctttgtatggactgatgaagccactgtgtggcgaaacgtttcctcagtaaagatacccaaatgttgcacatgtgtctaatttatcaacatgtcggctcTCCGAACCATTTTCCCAATAATACTATCGTTTAAATTCAATCAGAACACTAGATGTTAAGTCAGCCAACTTCTCAGCTTCTCTCCAAGTTATATATGTACAAAACCGATGTATTTTCTAAACATAGTCCTAAGATGAAAGATTTGACAACTCCTctagggaggtaccttgatgccgaTGAGTGTCTCTTGTAGCAAATAACTGGGCTTATTGTCTCCTTCCTTAGATCGAATCTTAGTGCCTCCTATTCAGTAGTGTTATATGACCCCTTCGGGTTCAGAGTTTCTCCCACGTATACTAAAAGAAGCGAAGACAAGGAACGGATTTGACGAAATCCCACACTGCAAAATGATAAatagaattgaaagaaaaatcaCTCGGAAGGATTGGTGTGCACCTCACAAAGAGAAGATAGTGTGATGGATTTGAAGGCAAATAAAATCAAGATGCATGAAACTTGAAGGACGAGTTCTATGGTAAAGTGCAAACCATTTTAAATCATATACAAACAGCATATATATGATTTTTATACAGACAGATCTGTAACAGAAAGAGTGGACCACCAAAATTAGAGGTTCACGGCAAACCTATTCACTAAATATCCTGTTAATATCTAAGTATCACTGTTCCATGAACGACAACAGCTGTAGTACCTTTCTCGGCCGCTATGCGATCCTCTGTACGTCAATACATGCGAAAAAATTTATGGATACTTCGGCATAAGTATGTATTGCAGTTAATTATTAGCGgtgtttgaagccaatcagatttGGAATTCACAAGTTCTCACATAGATTCCAATATAccagtttcttcaataaaaatgaaaAAATTAAGACATACACAGCCCTAAACAAATTTAAATCTTCCAGTAAGAAACAACAGGTGTGATGCCGAACTGAAGAGGCATTCAGTTGTTACCTCAGAGAGACCAATATAATAAAATACATTAGTACATTAAATATGAAGCTCCTCACAGCTTGTGTTATCAAATTATCATTGTTGAAATGTGAAAGCAATTAGATGAGGCACCCATAAATTATCTCACGAAAATCAGTTTTTCAAATTTTCCAGCTTTATCCATAACAAAAGGCAAATTTGAAAAAGAAACAGAACAAAATAAATCCAAACTTTTTTCTAAGTAAGGGAAGGATAAGCCCATTTCCTTGGGTCAAGAAAAGGGAAAATAATTTCGAGATTAAAACTGCTAAAAGAGCATCTTCATACTCCACTAACAATGACAATCTTGTTCATGGAAGGTGCACACATGTTTAGATTTTATAACCGATCAGAGGAGGTTTTCTCTAGTTATCACCCGGAAACAAAATcaaaggaggagggggggggggcacatgtaacattgtccattgggCACCAAAGCATGTAAATAGTGCCATGAATTTTGCCCAAGAGACATTAAGCCTTCTGTGAAAATTTAAAGCTAAT
This genomic window from Cherax quadricarinatus isolate ZL_2023a chromosome 9, ASM3850222v1, whole genome shotgun sequence contains:
- the LOC138852472 gene encoding adenylate cyclase type 8-like; translation: MAEEFPVLPVSLRRLSTRLARATFGRKAFICALMAIISLPSMLTLILVRSECLETSNISQISRGVATNYGSSSVSLMQDQGHGGPLQSVSDSRPLLGEDNRFSSIPLSFLTEAKLFASQGSSIRKSRNYYRTTYDQFIPILRTSNINSENMDYLDGEKKSHILDKVSNKQKHSETTEASPLDNISLVKRSTESFSFNNISTTFSSLDSLIMFFNRSQYSISAMKYNNLMRDMHKDRTLPVQVKNQMWDNYVSELRTRVRRHSEQQLIEVKIDSNNVPGTANSDIHMNKTKVYRAHDGIPNNLANIAYEHLNVENKTVVYTPAVEEELHVCVYPQYFVYTWVLCMVALASFLKLNYLVKTIVLVFMITCYGLLIIKFSSIFDPVHSGISLPFRMAVLLVLFFFMVSYHGRLVEITSRLDFVWKQQALRELTDMSECRLYNTQLLKNILPDHVANYFLSEDRKGEELFSKAYENVGVLFASIPNFTQFYSEDVNRGMECIRLLNEIIADFDELLDEDRFTCIEKIKTIGSTYMAASGLNPTEKDVEDSHAHLCALVDFALEMKARLEEVNKHSFNNFRLRVGISHGPLVGGVIGAKKPVFDVWGNTVNEASRMDSTGASDTIQIPKETAQILNFRGFRLQYRGKISVKGKGEMDTYFVLGRKASRQMPFSRHPSTYNSLAEVVYGMVQARKKQTIKRSNTTVKRDRQRKVSPSETGTSTASSGLGSRDFTPGLSRRGGRLEKTASSHHNLRSLSRDDHRQEIQTRGHDEAV